From one Lycium barbarum isolate Lr01 chromosome 6, ASM1917538v2, whole genome shotgun sequence genomic stretch:
- the LOC132599456 gene encoding protein SMALL AUXIN UP-REGULATED RNA 51-like produces the protein MARTNAKKKMNKIVNLKIVVEKLQRSLSMVRRLAPEFDNNKHQHNQQDQNDSSHSVPEDVKEGHFAVIAVDEDELKRFVVPLKCLTHPSFLKLLEQAAEEYGFDHDGALTVPCRPSKFEGILAHEQWLEGNKMDQSRFDDNGVNWSSSMVKSC, from the coding sequence ATGGCAAGAACCAATGCGAAGAAAAAGATGAACAAGATAGTGAATTTGAAAATTGTGGTGGAAAAGTTACAAAGGAGTCTTTCAATGGTGAGGAGATTGGCACCCGAATTCGATAACAATAAGCATcagcataaccaacaagatcaaAACGACTCCTCGCATAGCGTGCCAGAGGACGTTAAGGAAGGGCATTTTGCTGTGATTGCTGTGGATGAGGATGAATTGAAGAGATTTGTGGTGCCATTGAAATGCTTAACACACCCTTCATTCTTGAAGCTCTTGGAACAAGCTGCTGAGGAGTATGGTTTTGATCATGACGGTGCACTTACAGTGCCATGCAGGCCAAGTAAATTTGAGGGAATTTTGGCTCATGAACAATGGCTTGAAGGGAATAAGATGGATCAATCAAGATTTGATGATAATGGTGTTAATTGGAGTTCAAGTATGGTGAAAAGTTGTTAA